In Lolium rigidum isolate FL_2022 chromosome 7, APGP_CSIRO_Lrig_0.1, whole genome shotgun sequence, the DNA window GTCTATGTCGTGAACTCACTGGAGGTCTGATGCCTCTCTTTCTTCACCACCGAGCTACCCCATCCTTGTTCGACTGTCACAATGAGGTCATTTACTCCGATGGCCCGTATTGTGTGAAGACGAGGCACAAAGATTTACGGCTAAAATAGGTGCACCGTTGGATCTGCCCTTAGGTAATAATATTTCAGATAGCATTTTTTTAGGCCATAGCTTCAGATATATAGCTTGTGGGTATAAAATCTTTGCGCCTGCAAAAAAGGGAAAAAGGAAGCCTGCTTGACAGGCCGCAAATGGGCTATTTCTGCACCAAAATATGCAGTTCGGGTCAAACTGATTATGGCATGGGCCTAAAGCCTTTCTGGTTATCTCCCCCCTCTCTTTCGGCTCTTTCACTTTCCCTACTGGCCGAGCAGCCCGGTGTTTCCtcaaaaggaaataaaaaagTCGACGTTGACCCATCCAGATGAGACAtcacgtcgtcgccgccgccgctgtctcGTCCACGAGCGTTCGGTCCAGCTTAACTCCACTCCGCTCGCTGCTCCACCAACCACGTGCATCTTCCCGGCAGGCCACCTTCCCTGCCGCTTGCATGGAGAAGAAGCCCGCATCCTCAGTGGCCGCCGCAGCGGCGTCGCCGGCATCATGTGTGCACAGGTCGCGCCCCTTCTCTTCCTCCGTTGGTGTGCGCATTCTTTTCACTTTTACCTGCAGTATGGGTGGGTAGCAAACTGGCAATGCATACATGTTTGTCAGGAAGTTATACTGAATTTTACGGATTCAAATGATTCGGCCATTCCAAGTATTTCTCATTGGAGAAAATGCACAAAGAGGGTTTGTATTCTTCTTAATAAGCCCCACTTAACACCAGCACCACTTTGTTAGCACAATTGAAATCATATGTGTTGTTACTTTTTGAGATAACTGGCAAAACTGAACTCGCCTCCCTCATTCCACAGGCTTGAGAAAATGAGCCATGACCATGAAGCAATCCCCAAAAGGTGATGATCTTCATCTTGTCCCAAGGTTCACATCATTTTCCACTTGACGCGAGCAAGAATGCTAATATTCTACCTGTGTAATTCAGGCTTGCCGTGGTCACTGGTGGAAACAGAGGGATTGGCCTAGAGGTGTGCCGCCAGCTTGCTCTCCAAGGTGTGACAGTCATTCTCACCGCAAGGGATGAGAAACAAGGAGAAGGTGCAGTCGAGTACCTTCGCCGTGAATCTAACCTCTCCAACATAATCTTCCACCAGCTCGATATACTAGACAGTAGTAGCCGTGCCTCACTAGCGCGGCATATCGAGAGCAGATATGGGAAGCTTGACATTTTGGTAAAATGATTTGTTTCTCTTGTAGTAAATTTCTTACCGTTTGTACTTTTGTGAGATCATATAATGAAGATAGAATTGGCAATGCAGGTGAACAATGCTGGTGTTGGAGGGGTGGCAGTGGACCAGGATGGCCTCAGAGCTCTTAACATTGATCCTAATATGTGGGTATGTAAACTTGACTTGGGGATGACTATCATTCCATGAATAGGGTGACTCAGAGAAGACCACCCTGTAGGTTCTTGAGTTTTCGAATCGGAATAAAACAATCGATTTGACCCCCTTCTGATTTTTCATATTTTGTTAAAAGCAACTTTCTACTAATTTTCACAAGTTGTGCTTTGACTCAAACATCTTAGGGAGACAGATGGGCTGATGTGGTAAAAGAGGTTTACATGGCTTCTGGTGCGGCCAAATAACATGCTGATTTGGATCCATGCCAGCAAAGCCATTCTTTAAACTTCTTGAATGTTCGAACGGCTAGAATGGATTTATTCCTCCCTCAAACGCCACTCATTATCTCATGGACATATGGGCCTGGACCCACCTCGTTGGTGATACAGTGAGGGGTTCCAGAAATGTTGAGTGCCTACAATAAAGTATATTGAGTATAAATGCTAAGCATAGGAATGCCACAAAATTGATTTGTCTTTTGCTATCTCAAAGAGGGCATTGAATTGAAGTGAAATTTTGCATTGATACAACATAGCACCCTTCCCTATTCAGTAGTATGTTTTAGTGAATTTTTTTGGAACTTGTATACATATTTTTTGAAACGGGGGAACTTGTAGATTTGATTTTATTCGATTTGCACGACAGCGAGGGGCTCCAGACATGTTGATTGGCATACAATAGAGTATATTGAGTATAAATGCTAAGCATGGACATGTTGCAAAATTTATTTGTCTTTTGTTATCTCAAAAGGACACTGAATCTGAAGTGGAATTTGGCATGGATACAGAATAGCACTTTTCCCTACTTTGTAGTATGTATTAGTGATTTCTTGGAACTTGTAAACTTGTAGAGCCGCTTGACATGGAACTTGCAAATTTTGCACTAAAAGTatgcatttgcatttgcatttgcaCATGCATATGCCGCCCGCAGCTATGCCCAAAATAAGCATGCACTGTacaaattttagtttgcattactGATACGCCTTTCTGGTTCAGTTATCAGGCGAAGCAGGCCATCTGATCCAATCCGTGATTGTACAAACCTATGACGAGGCAGTAAAATGCCTCAACACCAACTACTATGGGCTGAAATGGACAACAGAAGCTCTCCTTCCTCTACTGAAGCGATCCACATCGGGAGCAAGGATCATCAACACCTCATCCCTTCGCTCGGAGCTGCAGGTTCATTGCTGCAACACTAATAAAAACTGAAAATGAGATGGCAATTGTTGTCACCTGGCCTAACTGGAAATGTATTTTGTTGTCAACTAGAGAATGCCAAACGAGAGGCTGCGGGAGTCCCTGCGCGACGCCGACAGCTGGGACGAGGCGCGGATCGAAGCCATGCTGAGCGAGTTCCTGGAGGACATGAAGAATGAGCGGCTGGAGGAGGCTGGGTGGCCGCTGATGCTTCCAGCCTACAGCATGTCCAAGATGGTGGTGAACCTCTACACGAGGATCCTGGCGAGGCGGCACCCGGAGAtgcgtgtcaactgtgtgcacccTGGGTTCGTCAAGACAGAGATCAACTGGAACACAGGGGTCATCCCACCGGAGGAAGGCGCCAGGGGCGCCGTCATGCTGGCGCTGGTGCCTGAGGATGGGCCCACGGGTTGCTACTTTGATCAGACGAAGATGGGGGTCGCTTGGTGATTCAGGATCGCACGACCTGTGCCATTACGGTTAGATTTGTTCTCCACGACCACGCTGTGCAACAAGATCGTTTTGTTATTGCTGAACGGTAGTGCGCTCAGCTTGGGCAAACGGGAAAAAGCCACGATGACATACGCAGCAGTAATAAGAGGTCGTTTGGAATTCTTTATGTCTGGGATTGTGGATTTGCTGTCACTGATTTTTGAGAGAAGGCTTCTACACTGATCTGATACTGTATTTTCCTGTGCTCTGCTCAACTATGCATCTTGTAGCATCCGCACTGGATGGGCCGCAGTTGGGCCGTTTCTGCGGTAGGATTCGCAGTTGGTGACAGATTGATTGGGCCTGATCGTTGAAGCTTCACAAAACAAGGGAGCCTGTTCCCGCTGAAAAGTCCAAGCAAGACTCCCTGCCCTGTTCCCTGCGTGCGGCCCGTCACCCATCCAATTCATGGCCCTTTGCGGCGCAGATCGTCGGCGGGCACTGGCGCCGGCGAGACAACCCCAGCAAGGTGTCAAGGCAAAATTCGTAAAATATTACTACTGAGTACCACCACTACAGGTTAGTGCTAATCTGGAGGGGAATCACCCACCAACCCCCCACTCCCACCACACGCGGCTTTCCTCAGTTCCTCTCGATCGGGTCTCGCCGTTTCCGTTCGTCACCGGGCACTCGCATGGAGAATCCAGCGGACGGAACCTCCACCTCCGCCGACAACGCGAAGCAGGCTTCGCACAGGTAGCAACCCACTCCCTTATACTCTGACTGCAGTTCTAGTTGAATTTGAAGAGCACTGTAGTTTGCACGCTCTTCCTGTCGGTGCTATAGAGTAGAATGGTAGGTACCGATGGTCGCGGTTGACTACTATCAATTCCTGCTTGCAGGTTGCATCCTAGTCTATTACCTTTAATTAGCTCGCATTTCAGCAAATTTGTTGGTACTGCTCTGTATTCTTGGTTGGTTCTTTTCTTTAGGGTAAAACAAGGTAGAGTAGAGGATCTCTCTACCTTATGGCAttgcatattttttttttttgggacaaTATGTACATGGAAGGCAAGGActggaaaaaataaaaacaacccTGAAAAACTAGTGTTGAAAGTTTGTCGACCTGTGTAGAACTGTACAACTGCGTCATGTTGTTTGGTTGATCGAGTAGTGCAAAGGTGCAGTTCTTCAGCAATCAGTCTAAGGATAGTCCTGGGTGTCCTTGTTTCATTCTCAATAGATTTCCAGAGAATGAGGCCACAGGAAGCCAAGCAGATTGCAGATTGGCCATGTCTTAGAGGAAGTGTGGCTTTGAACTTGTTGAACAAAATCAGAAATTCAACTTGACTTAGCAGTGATTCTGCCCACACCCATCGACATTTTGCAATGTAAGATTATGTGATCAGTTGATTCGAGAGCATGGCATAGTTAACAACCAGCATTAGTGGTCACGGTTTTTGCTGCAGTATTATCTCTTCTATTTAGTCTTCCTAGGAAAGCCAGACAAAGAAAGAACTTATGTTTGTTTAGAATCGGTGGCAACCAAATCCATTTCGCCGGCGGCCCTCTCATGCCATGTTCATAAAATACTTCATAGAAGCCTGCTGTTGTCGGCTTAGAGTTGTTGTGTATCATCAGTCGGTTTGTTGGGCCTTCGTGTAGTGGATTGATTGTACTCAGGATGGCCATTAGTTCTTGGTATTGCTGTGTGCAGTTGCTAATGGAGGTTGCATCAGTAGGATAtcccatgaaccatggttgacctGGGATTGAACCGAGCATAGTTAGTCAATGCATGGCAAATGAGTATAAAGTTACAAACTCCGTGACCCTGAATTGGTCCAGTGACAATGACAAAACGAAGTAATCGTAGATGTATGTGCACAACACTTAGTAGATTGTTGGACAGCCTGAATGAGTGGGAGAACAAATTTCCAAAAAGGGGAGGGGGGTCTTGAGCTGTTGGTAAAAGAGGAATATTGTCTTGCATGTACCAAGTAATAAGCCAGCTGAAACAGATACCTGGGCGTCCTGGGAGTAGTTTGCAGGCCAAAGTGACACATCAATGCTTTGTTGTGTGTACTTGAGTTCCGAACACCTACTCCACCTTGATTTTTGAGTAGTGTAATTGGTTGGTGGTTCTAGCAGCTCTCTTCCATGCTTACTGCGGCCAGCAGCCCAGGTGCATACTGTTGTTCCAGATTCACTGGCCAAATTACCTGTGGTTATTGTATTCTATATCAAATTTAGGGCAAACATAATTTCTTGCCCGTTTGGTTTGATTCACACCCCCTTGgttattttctactagtgtttgaACTGAACTAACAAGGGTGCTAACTGCTAACATTTATGCCTGTATATCAGACTTGCAGTGGTCACTGGTGGAAACAAGGGAGTCGGCCTGGAGGTGTGCCGCCAGCTTGCTGTCAAAGGTGTAACAGTCATCCTAACAGCAAGAGACGAGAAGAGAGGGAAGGATGCCCTCGAGTCCATTCGCCGTGAGTCTGACCTCTCTAACATAGTCTTCCACCAGCTTGATGTCCAGGACGTCAACAGTGTTACCTCCTTAGCGCGATACGTCGAAAGCAGTTACGGAAAGCTTGACATTTTGGTAAAATGATAGTTATTTTTTGTTAATTAAGTGCAATTATCTTGTTACCTTTTCTATGAACATGTAGTGTAATTGAATATGGAGTGGGAAATACAGGTTAACAATGCAGCAGTTATAGGAGTTGCAGCAGACGAGGAAGGCCTGAAAGCTCTGAACATTGATGCAGAGACATGGGTATTGAATTTTTTCTTGCCTTAGCCTTTCGCAGCTTAAGCTATTTATGAATTTTACGTGATCTATGGACCTACAATTTCATTTCTGTCATGCCTATGAATAGCCACTTGTGAGTAGCAGCACTGTTCAGTTTCAAATTCTTTATGATTCAGACATCTGGCAGAGCAGCCAGTCTGCTCAAAGATGTGTTCCAGAACACCTATGATGTGACAATGAATTGTCTCAACACAAATTACTATGGATGCAAACGGGTAACAGAAGCTCTCCTTCCTCTACTGAAACTTTCCACATCGGGAGGAAGGATCGTCAATGTATCCTCCCTTGCATCGGAGTTAAAGGTAAGCCATTGCCATTCTTTCCTCAAAAACCTTTAGAACTGCAAGAATCATGAAAGAGACGTATTTACCCCATCTATATTCATGTTACCTCAAGTGTTCACTTTCTATGCCAGAGAATGCCGAGCGAGAAGCTACGGAACGACCTGAGCAACATTGAGATCTGGGATGAGGCGCGAATCGAGGCGCTGCTGAAGACCTTCGTGGAAGATGTGAAGGAGGGACGGCTGGAAGAGGCGGGTTGGCCGACGATGCTGCCTGCTTACAGCATGTCGAAGATGGTAATCAACCTCTACACGAGGATCCTAGCGAGGCGGCACCCGGAGATGCGCGTCAACTGCGTGCGCCCCGGTTTCGTGAAGACGGACATCAACTGGAACCTTGGGACCCTGACGCCTGAACAGGGCGCCAGGGGCCCGGTCATGCTGTCCCTGCTCTCTCGAGAAGGCCCGACCGGGTGCTACTTTGATCAGACAGAGTTGGTGAATGTTTGGTAATCTGATTGCCCTCGGCTTGTCAGGAACTACGTTACGGTAAGTTTGTCTCTTCCTGACTCATGCCTAAGACCAACGGCCAGGACAAGTTCTGGTTCTTGTATTTTTGACATAAATAAAGAGTTCAGGCGCAGCTATGGTTCTGCATAGTTACCAGATACCGCTTGACGAAAGAATAGGAGCCGATAGAATCTTAGTGTGTTCAAAGTAACACAGTTTATTAGACGTTAATCGGTATGAGTCCCAACAAATACCCTATTATGATATCGATTAAAGGATCTTTAACTTCTGCAATGTTACTGACATGGGTATGTCTAATTGGGCCTAGGGGAAGGGTAAGAAAGAAGGCGCTGGGACATGAGCTCCTGCGAGCCTCGCGGCGACGCAGGCGACCCGGGCGCCCCCGAGCTCGGCCGTGCGCCGGAGACCACCTGCCACCCAACAGCCCTAGGAGTAGCCACCTCCCCCTCACTGGCGTTCCATCGCTCCAGGAGCTCGACGCTGGCGTGCCCTCCCGGCCAGCTGCCGCGCAGGGTTTCCTCTCGGCACGAACGCCGCGCGCCCTCGTCCTCAACCCACAGTCTCTTCCACCGCCGTTCGTGACCCCCGGTGACTGCTTTCTCCAGTTTGCCCTCCAAAACTTCCACACTCAGGTATGCACTCCGGTCGCCCTGGCTCGCCGCTGTTTGTGTCGTCGCCGGCGCACGTTGCGGTGCGCCATGAGCGCCGCCAacctttctcctcctcctcctccgtcttcGGCATGCTGCAGTTTTGGTTAGGCTCTGCCTTCGAGCGCCTGGTTGTTTTTGAGGTTGGTCCCAACGTGTTCCGGCTGGTCGTCGCCTCCCTAGAGCTAGCCTCGTTCCTGGTTTCGCTGGACGGCCTCCGCCATGGGCAGCTGGTCGCTCTGTTCTCTATGCCTCTTGCGTTGGATGCTCTGTTCGCCTCTGGGCCGCTCCTTGGGCCTCTGCCCACTCCCGTGACCTCTGATtcgtccaagagcagaggttcgtagaacagcagagtTCCTGTAGACACACCTTGGgccttgggcctccaagagcagaggttcgtagaacagcagcaagtttcccttaagtgaatcacccaaggtttatcgaactcagggaggtagaggtcaaagatatccctctcaagcaaccctgcaattaagatacaagaagtctcttgtatccccaacacacctaatacacttgtctgatgtataggtgcactagttcggcgaagagatagtgaaatacaagtaatatggatgattataagtagtaattgcaatctgaaataaaaatggcagcaagcgaacatgtagcagaacttgttggaaacggtgtttcaatgcttagaaacaaggcctagggatcatactttcactagtggacactctcaacaatgatcacataattgaataaataaatgctactctcaaacactctcttgttggataacaaacaccattcattgtgtagggctgcaaaagcacacctcaagccggagtaaacaagctccacaacgtcataaaggaatcacacacgatgcgcacactgtcaccatcacaccgtggagagtgactccggagttcatattaaagtaacctctagagtgcataatagacaagagtaacatctacatattcaactagattacaaagctcgtgatcacataaagatcacaccatgggagagagagatgaaccacatagataccggtagagccctcagcctcgggggagaactactccctcctcatcatgggagtcagcagcggcgatgaagatggcggtggtgtcgatggagatgactccgggggcaattccccgtcccggcggcgtgccaaacagagattctgtcccccgaaacttgtcttcgcgatggcggcggctacgtaacttttcgtggaggaagaccggggcacttagggtttttacttctgggagaatatataggcggaagggcggcgtcggggagccagggggtggcctccccacacctgggcgcggcagtgggcccagccgcgccgccctatggggtggcccccctgctggccatctccgactcttcttcgatcttctggaacactccgtagaaaatagggccgtgggcttttgtttcctccaattccgagaatatttgtaaactaacttttctgaaaccaaaaacagcagaaaacaggaacgggcactgtggcatcttgttaataggttagtcccagaaaatgcataaaaacattataaagtatgagtaaaacatgtaggtattgtcataaaactagcatggaacataagcaattatagatacgttggagacgtatcaagcatccccaagcttagttcctactcgccctcgagtaggtaaacgataaaatgaataatttctgaagtgacatgctaccaacataatcttgatcaatactattgtaaagcatatgagatgaatgaagtgactcaaagcaatggtctatagtttgctaacaaaaagataatgactaaacaatctgaatcatatagcaaaaacttttcatgaatagtactttcaagacaagcatcaaaaagtcttgcataagagttaactcataaagcaatagattcttaataaaagattttgaagcaacacaaaggaagatttaagtttcaacaattgctttcaactttcaacatgtatatctcatggataattgtcaacacaaagtaatatgatgagtgcaataagcaagcatgtaagaatcaatgcacaaagttgacacaagtgtttgcttctaagatagaaggaagtaggtaaactgactcaacataaagtaaaagaaaggcgcttcgcagagggaagcagggattaaatcatgtgctagagcttttcaagttttgaaatcatatagagagcataaaaataaagttttgagaggtgtttgttattatcaacgaatggtagtgggcactctaacccctttgtcaaacagactttcaaagagcggctcccatgaaggacgttatctctaccagcaaggtagatcatccctcttctcttttgtttacacatgtattttagttttatttatagatgacactcctcccaaccttttgctttcacaagccatggctaaccgaatcctcgggtgccttccaacatttcacataccatggaggagtgtctaatgcaaaattaagttgcttactgataaatcggggcaaaacatgtgaagagaattattaatgaaagttaattaattggggctgggcaccccgttgccagctctttttgcaaaattattggataagcggatgtgccactagtccattggtgaaagtctgcccaacaagattgaaagataaaacaccacatacttcctcatgagctataaaacattgacacaaataaggagtaataaagttttgaattgtttaaaggtagcacatgaagtatttacttggaatggcagaaaaataccacatagtaggtagttatggtggacacaaatgacacaggttttggctcaaggttttggatgcacgagaagcattccatctcagtacaaggctttggctagcaaggttgtttgaagcaaacacaagtataaaccggtacaacaaaacttacataggaacatattgcaagcattataagactctacactgtcttccttgttgctcaaacacttttaccataaaatatctagaccttagagagaccaatcatgcaaaccaaatttcaacaagctctacggtagttctccactaataggtttaaactacatgatgcaagagcttaaacatgatctactttgagagctcaaaacaattgccaagcatcaaattattcaagacaatataccaactaccacatgaagcattttctgtttccaaccaaatagcaagaaactctcaaaacaaatataagtgaagtaagagagtactttctataaaataactaatagctctgaacaagatatacatgaaaaccaagagctagaagctacacagtgcgaaaactgaatactcaacaaatataagtgaagaatagtagtattcaaatgaaaaagaggagcgtgtgtctctcccaaacaagatagataggatccaatttattcagagaactaagataacaaaacgaaaataaaagcacacagacgctccaagtaaagcacataagatgtgacggaattaaaatatagtttcactagaggtgacctgataagttattgatgaagaaggggatgcccaaggcatccccaagcttagacacttgagtcttctcgaaatatgcagggatgaaccacgagggcatccccaagcttagacttttcactcttcttgatcatattataccattcttctctcttgatccttgaaaacttccttcacaccaaactcaaagcaatctcattagagggttagtgcataatcaaaaattcacatgttcagcaaggacacaatcattcccaacacttctggacattacccaaagctactgaaatttaatggagcaaagaaacccactcaaacacagtaaaagaggcaatgcgaaataaaaggcagaatctgtcaaaacagaacagtccgtaaagacgaagtttttcgaggcacttga includes these proteins:
- the LOC124676082 gene encoding short-chain dehydrogenase/reductase 2b-like, giving the protein MRHHVVAAAAVSSTSVRSSLTPLRSLLHQPRASSRQATFPAACMEKKPASSVAAAAASPASCVHRLEKMSHDHEAIPKRLAVVTGGNRGIGLEVCRQLALQGVTVILTARDEKQGEGAVEYLRRESNLSNIIFHQLDILDSSSRASLARHIESRYGKLDILVNNAGVGGVAVDQDGLRALNIDPNMWLSGEAGHLIQSVIVQTYDEAVKCLNTNYYGLKWTTEALLPLLKRSTSGARIINTSSLRSELQRMPNERLRESLRDADSWDEARIEAMLSEFLEDMKNERLEEAGWPLMLPAYSMSKMVVNLYTRILARRHPEMRVNCVHPGFVKTEINWNTGVIPPEEGARGAVMLALVPEDGPTGCYFDQTKMGVAW
- the LOC124677342 gene encoding (+)-neomenthol dehydrogenase-like; protein product: MENPADGTSTSADNAKQASHRLAVVTGGNKGVGLEVCRQLAVKGVTVILTARDEKRGKDALESIRRESDLSNIVFHQLDVQDVNSVTSLARYVESSYGKLDILVNNAAVIGVAADEEGLKALNIDAETWTSGRAASLLKDVFQNTYDVTMNCLNTNYYGCKRVTEALLPLLKLSTSGGRIVNVSSLASELKRMPSEKLRNDLSNIEIWDEARIEALLKTFVEDVKEGRLEEAGWPTMLPAYSMSKMVINLYTRILARRHPEMRVNCVRPGFVKTDINWNLGTLTPEQGARGPVMLSLLSREGPTGCYFDQTELVNVW